One Vibrio rumoiensis genomic window, TAAACGGTTTGTGGGATACGTTAAACCATAAGTCGTAAATGATCTTCAATTGAAGTGAGCGATGAAGAGGCGAAGTACTGAGGTTTACAGTACTTCGCCTTTATTGTTTTTTGGGACTATTTCTTTTCATCCAACAGAGGAGATTCTATCGCTTCGTTAGACTCCAACTTTTCTTATTGCGATATAAACGCATGATAGTAAATAAGTTTACGGTTAATAACGTCGCTTCTAAGAGTGAGCCACCGATCGAGCCGACAATAATATTATTGGCCAGCCAGCATACCGCACCGATGATAAAGGCAATTCGCATTTGAATCCTTTTAGGAGAAATACTGCAATGGTGCCTAATACTGAGCCTGCGATAGGAGTAAATCAAGTGGCCCTTCCGCTATCCATAAACCAAGTGCAATACTGATGATTACAAAAAGGCGGCCACAACCTTGTTTGAGGTCTTAATCGCTGTGGCAGTTCGTAAGAAAGATAAAGGGTACTGATTGCTGAAATATTTGAACCCAAAAGGTAGAAGTGTAAAACGTTATTCAGCTGGAATATCACCATTAAAATTTTAAGCTTACGGTCATCCTTTTGATAAAAAGTAGAAATCCCTAAGGCGAAGCTGAGAAAGCCAAGCCATTGAGCAAAAGAAAGGTTAATTAAAAATTCCATGTAATAGCCTTAAGCGAAGAAAGCAAAGATGGCAATAGGGGCTGGAGTCTAAAGCCGAATGATAATAAGTATTGTGATGTGCGAAAGTTGTTATACCAATTAGATTAACATGGTAAAGCATGATTTGAAATAAAATGAAATACCTTTTCATTAAATAGTGATTTGGTGCAAGGAATGCAGGTAAACAGCAATATATTGGTGCGGTTATTCGCTAAGGGATATTGACCTATACATTTTAGTTCGTAGCCCATAGTCTTTATTTTAAGGTGTAATAAATCCTAATAATGGAAGATATTTCCTATAAATTTCGTTAAAATGGCAGGAATTATGACCAATGTATTTTAGTTAACTATAATTTGGCTTAAACGACTGGTTTGTTAACAATTTCATCGCGTGTGAAAGGGAATATAATATGAGAAAAATTTACTTAGCTTTAGCTATTGCAGGGGTGCTTGCTGGATGCTCTTCTAACTCGGATAAAGCGCCTGTAAATACTACACCGGTACCCGCTATGGGCAAAGTCGCTGATGGTGCATTTACTCGTTTCGCTTTAAATGGCAACAGCAGTGGTGCTTGGTTGGTGCATGCTACGCCAGAGTTAGGTTTGGGTGCGGTTGAAGCAACGAATATTACCGCTTCAGGTGATCCTGGTTCTCTACGTTTGTTTTACCCTTCAATCAATGAAAGCTCAACATTACAAGCGGGGCCTGGTGTAAGCCAAATCATTCCTAACATTGAACCCGATACCGACTATCTTTTGACGGTTTATTACCGTGATGAGAAAGGCGATGAGTCACCAAACTTACTTGAGTTGGGCGTGAAAGATATGGGTGTTGGTTCTCTGGGTAACACAGTCAGAACAAAGACATTCACGAATGATGCTATCGATTCTGACGGCGATGATACGAATGGTTTCCGTAAAGTGGAATTAGCCTTTAATTCAGGCAGTAACACAACTTTGGAAGTTTATGCTCTAACTCATTTAAGCAGCACTGAAAATATCGATGTTAATGGCGACGTGGCATTCCAAACAGAAGTGTTTATTGATGATGTTGTACTAGAGTCTGATGATTAATCGAGCTTAATATCTAAAGCTCTAATCATTAGAACCTAGTACCAGAAACCCTGATATTTTCTATCAGGGTTTCTTTACGGTTATTTGTCAGCGTTTTTATGGCCGTTTAATTCTAGCTTATCGGTAATGAACCCTTGGAAGCGTCGAATATCAAGCTCAACTAATTGATCAATTTGCTTTAAATTCTCTACATGAGTTGCAATCATGCCAATGCCTAAGTTTTTGGCGATGCGAGTCATAGAAGCGAGAAGGTCATATTTTGCCGGATCATCCAATTGGCTCGTATACGTAAAATCTAATTTGACATAGGTCGGGTGAACTTGATGTAAGTAATCGATAGAGCTGAAAGTATGACCAAAGTTATCAATACCAAACTTGAACGAATGCTGGAGTAGTAATTGAGTAATAACTTTGGTTTCTTCAAGGTGCTTAGTGAAGCAAACCTCAGGAAACTCAAATACCAGCGTCTCTCTAAGTTGAGGGTTAGCTTTTAGCATTTGAGTTAAGAAGACTACAAATTGGCTATTATGAAGACTATCTTTACTTATATTAACGGTAATCGGTGACTTGCTTGGGTTAGCAGCCAATTGCTTACTCACAAGCGTTAATACATGATTATCGAATTGATAGGCCACATCACTATCTTCTAGTGCAGTAATAAAATGATTGGCTGTGTAGATAATATTATCCACTTCAATATAGGCAAAGGCCTCGTAGTGCAGGATTTGTTGCTCTTTATTAATCGCTGGTTGAAGTCGAATTTTGACCTGTTGATTTTCAATACCTTGTTTAACAAAGTTCTGCCATTCCATTTTACCCTTTGTAAACTCAGGCAAAATAGTATTTTCATTATATAAAAATAGTATTTTCATTATATAAAAATGCTTTTAAGCCGCTTTGTTGACGAGCTTGAGTTAGGGCGCTATCAAGTTGGGTGAAAACTGTTCTCATGTCGGTTTGATGATGTAAAACCATCATCCCAATAGAGGCTGAGTTATCTTCAATTAATTCGTTCGGTTGCCATTCATTAACGAGATTAAGTGCGGTCTCTGATACTTGTTCTAAATACTCATAATGGCAATGAGGGACCAGTAAAATAAACTCAGAACGACTAAAGCGAGAAAAGGTACTTCTTCCGTCAACAAATGAACTTAATTTCTGAGCAAGTTCTTTAACCATGCTATCGGCTTTATCAAATTCTTTGTTTTCATACGCATCTTCAATGGCATCGACTTTCATTAACCACAGACCACAATGATCATGGGTGTTAGAAGTTAGCCATGGTTCAAGTTGAGTGATGAAATATTCACGATTACTTAACTCAGAAACAGGATCTTGGTAAGCGCGCATACGTAGGCGTTTTACTTCATTTGCCGATTGTAAGTAATGAGCTTCAATATGCTTACTCATGTAATTAATCGCTTGTATCACATCAGAGAGTTCACGAGTATTGACTTGAGGAATAGGGTCGCCAAACTTATTTAAGCTAATTTCATTCGCACGCTTTTGTATGTCCTTTAATGGTTTGAACATGACTCGAAGTATGATGATCATCGAGATTGCAGCAAGTAATGAATTAATAATAAATGCGGTGAGCAAGCGTAGAGTCAGCGCCCATAATTGGTCATAACCTGTTGCCGTATTATTGGTGACAGTTAAGGTTGCGGCTTGCATCCAACCATCCATTAATACGCGAGATTCTGTTAGCTCTTCAAAGGCGCAATTTTTGAAACCATTCAGGTGAGTCAGAATTTTGATTAAGATTCTTACGTTGAATTTGGGTATTGCTATCATTTATTTTGAGTGTGATAGAACCGTAGAAGCCACTATCAAAAGAGGCATTAATGACGGACTCTAAACCCACTTTATCTTTTTGATGAATGAACGGAGTTAGCGCAATATTCAATGCGCTGATCATGTTCGTCATCTCAATCTTTTGCTGAGTCTTCAGGTAAGTATGGCTAGAGTGGAGTAGTAAGCCAAAAACCGATGTCGTCAATATTAAGAAGGTTATCGATAACCAAATTTGAAATTTATTATATAGACTCATAGCATCATTGATCCAAGTTTATAATAGGGTGATGAGTGTCATGCTGACTTCGCTTACGTAATTTTTGCCACATACTTAAATTGGAGACATTACCGGCCGGCACTGATTGGCTTCCAGCTGCGCCTCCTTTTGTGATCCATAAGTTAGTGGCGTTAAAACTATAGACAGGAACGAGATCGCTTCTTTGACTGGCCGGTTTTATTTCGCCATCAATATTATCTAAAATTAAAGGCATTGAACTTGGCGTTTCATAATAGGCAACGACCATATGAAATTGGTTTAATGTCAGTGATTTTACGTAGATTAAGCGCAATTTCTCGTCATCTACCCCTAATTCTCGCAGGGTATAATATTTGGCAATACTAAAATCTTCACAGTCTCCACCGCCAGCATTAAGAAACTGCACCGGTGTTGCCCAATAATCATCTTCACCCTATAACTTTATATCATCAATAAACACTAATTGATTAAAAAAGTTATTCACTTCGGATAATTGTAGAGAGAGGGAGTGATTCTGTAAGTTATGGGTGAGATCTAGCCATGCTTTGATTCGTAAACCAGCACGTTGTCCAAAATGCTCATGACTGAAGGTAATGATTTGTTGTTCAACAGCAGTGAGCCGAAGCTCTCACTGAAATGATTAACAAGATTAAGAAAAGATAGGCGGTAAGCGAGAGAGAGAAAAGATCTCTTAGTCTTTACGTTGATCATAGATAGTCCAGCTTTCTACTACGCTGCTATCCATCCCTACCACTGAGGCAGTAACACGACGGCTTAATGTCATAGTTTCTTCTCTCGATGTTGCTTGAATTGGATCGCTGTCACCGTAACCTACGGTTTCAATACGTTTAGGACTGACGCCTGCGGCAACCAAGGCTTTATAGACATTCGCTGCACGATGTATCGAGAGGTACTTGTTGTGCTCTGCCGGGCCAACTGGGCTAGCATAACCATTAAGTACAATATGAGTTTGTGGATATTTATCTAAGAAACTACTCATATTCTTAATGTGCTTATCATAAGCGGCAGGAATCACGGTTGAATCGTTAGCAAATAAAATGTGTAGTTTATTTTCTTCTTCTGAATGGACAACAGTAGGGCAACCATTGTTATCAATCACGGCGTTTTTACGAGTATTAGCACATAAATCACGCGCGTTGATCACACCGTCATTATCTGAATCGCTCAAATCTTTTGAATGAAAGGCGATTGGCGGTGGATCAGATTCTAGGTTTGAACATGCACCCAATAGTAAAACCAATAAAGAAAGAGTTAATGCTTTCATAATATTTCCTTATTTAGACGAACGAGCCCATTCATCAGGGATGGCAACACGTAACTCATTCAGAAGCAGACCTGTTGAATTCAATAGGCGATAATCAGCAATAATACCAGAATAGTGTGCGCTTAAATAAGCTTTACGAGATTCAAATAACTCATTTTCGGTGTTTAATAGGTCCAATAAGGTTCGTTTACCGATTTTGTATTGCTTCTCATAAGCGATGATGGTTTTTGCCGCAGAATCTACGTGTTGTTGAAGAAACTTTTCTTGTGATTCCGCCAGTTCTTTAGCACTCCATGATAAACGGGTGCTTTCTTCTAATAAGCGGTAGGCGTTATCTCGAATATTTTTCGCTTTGTTGATTTGGCTGGCAGCTGAACGACTGTCTGCTGCGTCACTACCACCGTTGTACAGGTTGTAGTTCATTTTAAGCATTACTTTAAGCTCATCAGTATCCCCATCAGATGCGTCAATTTCATCACCATATTTCTGTGAGCCTTCGACAGTAAATGTCGGTAACATAGTGCCTTTGGTTTGTTCGTATTGATATTGAGCGGCTTGCACATCATGGTAAGCCAAATACATAGTTGGGTTATTGGCTTTGGCTTTCTCAAGCGCATCATTTAGCGACTTAGCGATGTAAGTATCATCAACTTTAGGTTTTCTTAAATCTTGAGGGTAAGAGCCAACTATTCTTACAAATGCTGTAATTTTGTCGTTAAGGTTACTTTGAGCTGAAAGTAAGTTGGTATTGTGCAACACGTCCCTCAACCTGAACGAGATCTGCCGTTGAGCTTAAACCTGAATCTGTACGTTTTTGATATCACGATAGATACGCATGTGAACATCATGGTTTGCTTGAGATAGGGTAACCACCTCTTGGGCTTGAATGACATCAATATAAGCTTCAGCAGTGGATAATGCCATATCTTGGGCATCAGCGAGTAATTGATAGCGTTGAGATTCAGCTTCTGCTTTTGTTCTTTTATATCGTTATAAGTGCTTGAGCCATCCCAGATTAACTGACGAATACTGATTTGAGCGTAGCGAGGGTTGTATTCGCCTTGAGACCTGCACTGTTGTCATAATCTTCATAGCCGACACCAGCTTCAAGATCGACCGATGGTAAATATTTACCAGTTGAGGCTCGGCTGGTTTCTTTTTGGCTGATAAATTCATTGTAGGTTGATTGAATATTTGGGTTTGTTGCTAATGCATTGGCAATCGCTTGTTCAAGAGATTGCGCGTATGTTGGCAGAGCGATTAATTGGCAACCAAGGAAAATGGCTAATTTATTTATCTTTGGAGTTTTTATCATCATCATCCTCTTAACATGCTAGATAGTTAAGCGTTAAGGAAAGGGTATATAAAGCCGAAAACGGACAAAATTTAGATTTACACGATATTACAGGGTATTTAGAAAAATAATATACCCTTTAACTGATAAACGGTGTTAAATATACAAATTTAAACGCATGATTTTGTTTAAATCATATCAGTCTAGACAAAATCATGCGAATAAATTAGTTGTATGTTTGTTAAATCGGCCTTGTTTGAATGGTAGATTTCTTCTTATTGGTTGTCGTTGTTTGTTTGGTCGCCGTAGCTGATGTTGGTCTAGAAACAGTACTAGTTGCTGCTTGCGCCTGATCTTCGCTTGGTTTTGGCTCGGAAGCAGAAGGTGCAGCATCACTTGTTTTGGCCTCTAGTGTTGGTGATTTTTTAGCAACAGTCGGTGCTGATTTCTGTGACTTTCCAGAGCGAAGTGCTTGTAATACTTTATCTCTAGGGCCGTCGGCAATGATTTGGCCTTGTTCCATGACTATTAAACGATCGACTAAGTCTAACATGCCAGTTTTATGCGTAATTAAG contains:
- a CDS encoding LapD/MoxY N-terminal periplasmic domain-containing protein; protein product: MSLYNKFQIWLSITFLILTTSVFGLLLHSSHTYLKTQQKIEMTNMISALNIALTPFIHQKDKVGLESVINASFDSGFYGSITLKINDSNTQIQRKNLNQNSDSPEWFQKLRL
- a CDS encoding OmpA family protein; protein product: MKALTLSLLVLLLGACSNLESDPPPIAFHSKDLSDSDNDGVINARDLCANTRKNAVIDNNGCPTVVHSEEENKLHILFANDSTVIPAAYDKHIKNMSSFLDKYPQTHIVLNGYASPVGPAEHNKYLSIHRAANVYKALVAAGVSPKRIETVGYGDSDPIQATSREETMTLSRRVTASVVGMDSSVVESWTIYDQRKD
- a CDS encoding GGDEF domain-containing protein produces the protein MQAATLTVTNNTATGYDQLWALTLRLLTAFIINSLLAAISMIIILRVMFKPLKDIQKRANEISLNKFGDPIPQVNTRELSDVIQAINYMSKHIEAHYLQSANEVKRLRMRAYQDPVSELSNREYFITQLEPWLTSNTHDHCGLWLMKVDAIEDAYENKEFDKADSMVKELAQKLSSFVDGRSTFSRFSRSEFILLVPHCHYEYLEQVSETALNLVNEWQPNELIEDNSASIGMMVLHHQTDMRTVFTQLDSALTQARQQSGLKAFLYNENTIFI
- a CDS encoding EAL domain-containing protein; amino-acid sequence: MKILFLYNENTILPEFTKGKMEWQNFVKQGIENQQVKIRLQPAINKEQQILHYEAFAYIEVDNIIYTANHFITALEDSDVAYQFDNHVLTLVSKQLAANPSKSPITVNISKDSLHNSQFVVFLTQMLKANPQLRETLVFEFPEVCFTKHLEETKVITQLLLQHSFKFGIDNFGHTFSSIDYLHQVHPTYVKLDFTYTSQLDDPAKYDLLASMTRIAKNLGIGMIATHVENLKQIDQLVELDIRRFQGFITDKLELNGHKNADK